The Amyelois transitella isolate CPQ chromosome 20, ilAmyTran1.1, whole genome shotgun sequence genome has a segment encoding these proteins:
- the LOC106135298 gene encoding uncharacterized protein LOC106135298, with translation MKIILALFILNLMKQTDSRESGNLNYNPAELLSKIFKLNETITPRQINNGFIKFEDNYEPPIDAGNGPSQAITFDERPNTFKFEDDFETNNADNIFDIEPSINPGFSFQDHNKIEPPNLPKKKRKRKPKYQNNGYAAAPNQIFPDQNPVYPQKHLGNDKYQPITFDGQSGPNSFKFEDGPDVNHGDNDPYLQKPNSQNNPQDGNQQDKPQPPKKKRRRRRRKPRYQTFGGIPNHNQGFPYQYPNVPQNLQGSAPQGYPIYSGQAQGYPGQFPGNQGFGGQYPYPYPASPTGQYNRPPRRPKQSIASEALSAVTGALTSIALYDDYQCVPRLLCEAAGGGALGSSSVLQNVAGLQPLLTLLAAYNGISSSPLFLFGRAVFLGMTAKGNLGTCRYAYPQCPTDPEQLVHYLNNHNGGFFRFFSAPQLNNQFGHQNVEQFYNQLSQNYGLYQDPAQLGNQQNYGIYQPSQLSNGINNINNLNNNINQQSPLNQINYPNYQANQQGYGFASTNLYDNRPQTYGLQNYGPNYAYQGNYGFNRFKSNDKEVKQNKIEKRIINGEINYAISTLNDNDSPKWLSTKFTNNVYNFNNNRGGRELRFPDEVTNLYYTFGDTSDDIRKGKGFSFPDQNNIKNVNTAPATTPSYNKYGLYQNKYRIQNHVPSNHYKNDNNYVDQQNNNDQNSNAEGIQTVYIVRGNGDPNHPEIVKLKPGEKLQ, from the exons ATGAAGATCATTCTGGCTTTGTTTATTCTGAACTTGATGAAACAGACTGACAGCCGGGAAAGTGGAAACCTGAATTACAATCCAGCAGAATTACTATC aaaaatctttaaactGAATGAAACTATAACACCtcgacaaataaataatgggtTTATCAAATTCGAAGATAACTATGAACCTCCAATCGATGCAGGCAACGGCCCATCTCAGGCTATTACTTTCGACGAAAGaccaaatacatttaaatttgaagATGATTTTGAAACTAACAATGCTGATAATATATTCGATATTGAACCATCAATTAATCCAGGTTTTTCCTTCCAAGATCACAATAAAATAGAACCGCCTAACTTACCAAAGAAGAAGCGGAAAAGGAAACCTAAATATCAAAACAATGGTTATGCAGCAGCACCTAATCAAATATTTCCAGATCAAAATCCTGTTTACCCTCAAAAACATCTGGGTAATGATAAATATCAGCCTATTACTTTCGATGGACAATCTGGGCCCAATTCATTTAAATTCGAAGATGGTCCGGATGTAAACCATGGTGATAATGATCCTTATCTTCAAAAACCTAACAGTCAAAATAATCCTCAAGATGGCAATCAACAAGATAAACCACAACCTCCTAAAAAGAAGCGTAGAAGACGCAGAAGGAAACCCAGATACCAGACTTTTGGAGGTATACCTAATCACAATCAGGGATTTCCTTATCAGTATCCAAATGTGCCTCAGAATTTACAAGGAAGTGCACCTCAGGGATATCCTATTTACTCAGGGCAAGCTCAGGGATATCCGGGTCAGTTTCCTGGTAATCAAGGATTTGGAGGTCAATATCCTTATCCTTACCCTGCAAGCCCTACTGGACAGTATAATC GACCACCAAGGCGTCCAAAACAGTCTATAGCATCGGAAGCCCTATCGGCCGTTACCGGAGCCCTAACTTCGATCGCGCTGTACGACGACTACCAGTGTGTACCCCGGCTACTATGCGAGGCTGCCGGCGGCGGAGCCCTGGGCTCTTCCAGCGTGTTGCAGAATGTCGCCGGACTGCAACCGTTATTGAC gtTATTGGCAGCATATAACGGTATCAGCAGTTCACCATTGTTTCTATTCGGCCGAGCAGTCTTCCTCGGCATGACGGCCAAGGGAAACCTTGGAACCTGCCGATACGCGTACCCTCAATGTCCAACAGATCCAGAACAATTGGTGCATTATCTTAACAACCACAACGGAGGTTTCTTCAGATTCTTCAGCGCTCCACAATTAAATAACCAATTTGGTCATCAGAATGTCGAACAATTCTATAATCAGCTGTCGCAAAATTATGGATTGTATCAGGATCCCGCTCAATTGGGAAACCAGCAAAATTATGGAATTTATCAGCCAAGTCAACTAAGTAATGGaataaacaacataaataatttgaataacaatataaatcaACAAAGTCCActgaatcaaataaattacccgAATTACCAAGCTAACCAACAGGGGTATGGATTTGCAAGTACTAATCTTTATGACAATAGACCTCAGACTTACGGACTTCAAAACTATGGACCAAATTATGCTTATCAAGGAAATTATGGATTCAATAGATTTAAAAGTAATGACAAAGAAGTGAAAcagaataaaattgaaaaacgtATAATAAACGGAGAAATAAATTATGCGATTAGTACACTTAACGATAATGATTCTCCTAAATGGTTATCCACAAAATTTACTaacaatgtttataattttaataataatagagGTGGCCGAGAACTAAGATTTCCCGATGAGGTAACCAATCTATATTATACATTTGGAGATACTTCTGATGACATAAGAAAAGGAAAAGGTTTTTCATTCCCAgaccaaaataatattaaaaatgttaacacagctcccgctacaacaccgtcatataataaatatggattgtatcaaaataaataccgTATCCAAAATCATGTGCCAAgtaatcattataaaaatgacaATAACTATGTTGATcagcaaaataataatgaccAAAATAGCAACGCTGAAGGAATACAAACAGTTTATATTGTAAGAGGGAATGGTGATCCCAATCATCCAGAAATTGTTAAATTGAAACCAGGAGAGAAATTACAATGA